The genomic interval GCCCAGCAGCAGTACGCCCCGCCGCAGCCCCCGCCCCAGGGCGGCTACGGGGAGCAGCCGCTCTACCCCGAGCCGTCGCCGCCCTCGCTCGCCGACGCGGTGCGCGCCTTCACCACCGGGTCGCTGTCCGCCGAGGACTTCCAGCAGATCTTCGCCACGTCGAAGGTCTACTGCCCGCGCGGCGACAACCCCGGATTCCTCGCGCTGCACAACACCCAGCAGCCGGTCATCCCGATGTTCACCTCGCTGAAGGAACTGCGCAGGTACGCGGGCAAGGAGTCCAAGTACTTCGTGATCACCGGCGCCGAGGTGATCGACCTGCTGCCCACCGGGTACGGCTTCGTCCTCGACATGGAGGGCGAGCACCGGATGGTCTTCGACGCGAAAGCGGTGGAGCAGATGGTCGACTTCGCGATGCGCCGGATGTATGGCTAGCCGCCACTGCTTCGCAGGCGGCTGACGGAAGCCGCTCGGACCAATCGGGGAATATCGCCCGCCTTGCAGGAAGTTCACCCTTCAACTAAGTTGAATGATGAACAACCCGAGGAGGCTGTCGTGCCCGCAGTGACCGTCGAGAACCCGCTGACCCTTCCCAGGGTCGCCGCACCCGGTGACGCCGTGGCGCGTCCCGTGCTGGCTGTCACGACCGCGCCGGGCGGTCTCGAAGGGGAGGGCTTCCCGGTACGCCGTGCCTTCGCCGGCATCAACTACCAGTACCTCGACCCGTTCATCATGATGGACCAGATGGGTGAGGTGGAGTACGCCCCCGGGGAGCCCAAAGGTTACCCCAGTTGGGGCACTACTCCCGAAAACCGCTTCTGACCTGGGAAAACGTGAAGCCCCGGGGCATCCGCTGAGGGTTGCCGCCGGGGCTTCGGTGTGTCCGTCAGTACGGGCCATAGAGGGGCGTC from Streptomyces spiramyceticus carries:
- a CDS encoding SseB family protein encodes the protein MYGYEQNQGAQQQYAPPQPPPQGGYGEQPLYPEPSPPSLADAVRAFTTGSLSAEDFQQIFATSKVYCPRGDNPGFLALHNTQQPVIPMFTSLKELRRYAGKESKYFVITGAEVIDLLPTGYGFVLDMEGEHRMVFDAKAVEQMVDFAMRRMYG